Proteins co-encoded in one Marinobacter qingdaonensis genomic window:
- a CDS encoding VacB/RNase II family 3'-5' exoribonuclease, translating to MLNADALSQLRQLKTDIKDNKVVFPGTVKATNGRFGFVALDEGRDVFLPPEEMQKVLPGDRITVTEQEVEKGKTQGVVDELLESRLTTFVGRYLVKGKGHFVVPETPGINRWIFIPPKARMNAQPDDYIYCEIHKHPIRDGKGQARILKVIGKAGEPGIERALTLATFDLTDDWPEPVQAQAEQLGEPDIAARETDREDRTDQPYVTIDSPGTQDMDDALLAEPNATGWKLSIAIADPTAMIASGSAAEQEAFQRATAIYFPGEPLPMLPDGISTRLCSLMPEVKRLALVCDLQVNNDGSLGDYSFHQAVIQSQGKLSYDLVANLIEGREDDDIKALPDAVANSLDQLHQVATALRKWRNEHALLAGDRPEFRLRLDENRRIRQIEPSVQNEAHRLVEECMVAANRCAADFLSGQAGGLFIQHPGLRDDRVDNIRTLLENHAPHLAAVDANSAEGFRQLMRETEALDAEVPVKAIISRQLARAELGFEAAPHQGMGLAAYTTFTSPLRKFSDFYVHRLIKAALWDHAMQALTRDQLEQLQQAQIRARQAANSLEAWLKSDFAKTLGDDAMTGVISRTVPAGFFVRLDSNGLEGFVSCKDLDGKYSFDPVTLRLIHNKNGRIFQLEQAVTVRLAGVDEERRQINFSLVEAEEIPVPEQAVGNG from the coding sequence ATGCTCAATGCCGACGCTCTCAGCCAGTTGCGCCAGCTGAAAACCGATATCAAGGACAACAAGGTGGTCTTTCCCGGCACCGTCAAAGCCACCAACGGTCGGTTCGGGTTTGTGGCCCTGGATGAGGGACGCGACGTGTTCCTGCCCCCGGAGGAAATGCAGAAGGTCCTGCCGGGCGATCGCATTACCGTCACCGAACAAGAGGTGGAAAAGGGCAAGACCCAGGGCGTGGTGGACGAGCTGCTGGAATCCCGCCTGACCACCTTTGTCGGCCGCTACCTGGTCAAGGGCAAGGGCCATTTCGTGGTGCCCGAGACGCCAGGCATCAACCGGTGGATCTTCATTCCGCCCAAGGCGCGCATGAATGCGCAGCCGGACGACTACATCTACTGCGAGATCCACAAGCACCCCATCCGCGATGGCAAAGGCCAGGCCCGAATCCTGAAGGTGATTGGCAAGGCCGGCGAGCCCGGCATCGAGCGGGCGCTGACCCTGGCCACCTTCGATCTGACCGACGACTGGCCGGAGCCGGTGCAGGCCCAAGCCGAGCAGCTGGGCGAACCGGACATTGCGGCCCGTGAGACCGACCGGGAAGACCGCACCGACCAGCCCTACGTCACCATCGACAGCCCGGGCACCCAGGACATGGACGACGCCCTGCTGGCCGAACCCAACGCCACCGGCTGGAAACTCTCGATCGCCATCGCCGACCCGACCGCAATGATCGCGTCGGGCAGCGCCGCCGAGCAGGAAGCCTTCCAGCGCGCCACCGCCATCTATTTCCCGGGCGAACCCCTGCCCATGCTGCCCGATGGCATCAGCACCCGGCTGTGCTCGCTCATGCCCGAGGTCAAACGCCTGGCCCTGGTCTGCGACCTGCAGGTCAACAACGACGGCAGCCTGGGCGACTACAGCTTCCACCAGGCGGTGATCCAGTCCCAGGGCAAGCTCAGCTACGACCTGGTGGCCAACCTGATCGAGGGCCGCGAGGACGACGACATCAAGGCCCTGCCCGACGCCGTGGCCAACAGCCTCGACCAGCTGCACCAGGTGGCCACCGCACTGCGCAAATGGCGCAACGAGCACGCCCTACTGGCCGGTGACCGGCCGGAATTCCGCCTGCGCCTGGACGAGAACCGGCGCATCCGCCAGATCGAGCCCTCGGTCCAGAACGAGGCCCATCGGCTGGTGGAAGAATGCATGGTGGCCGCCAACCGCTGCGCCGCGGATTTCCTGAGCGGCCAGGCCGGGGGCCTGTTCATCCAGCACCCGGGCCTGCGCGACGACCGCGTGGACAACATCCGCACTCTGCTGGAAAACCACGCCCCGCACCTGGCGGCGGTGGACGCCAACAGCGCGGAAGGCTTCCGGCAACTGATGCGGGAGACCGAGGCCCTGGACGCCGAGGTGCCGGTCAAGGCCATCATCTCGCGCCAGCTGGCCCGGGCTGAACTCGGCTTCGAGGCCGCTCCGCACCAGGGCATGGGCCTGGCGGCCTACACCACCTTTACCTCGCCGCTGCGCAAGTTCTCGGACTTCTACGTGCACCGACTGATCAAGGCCGCGCTCTGGGACCACGCCATGCAGGCGCTGACCCGGGACCAGCTGGAGCAGCTGCAGCAGGCCCAGATCCGCGCCCGCCAGGCCGCCAACAGCCTGGAAGCCTGGCTCAAGAGCGACTTTGCCAAGACCCTGGGCGACGACGCCATGACCGGCGTCATCAGCCGCACGGTGCCGGCCGGTTTCTTCGTCCGGCTCGACAGCAATGGCCTGGAAGGCTTCGTCAGCTGCAAGGATCTGGACGGCAAATACAGTTTTGACCCGGTGACCCTGCGCCTGATCCACAACAAGAACGGTCGGATTTTCCAGCTCGAACAGGCGGTCACGGTACGTCTGGCCGGGGTGGATGAGGAACGGCGCCAGATCAACTTCAGCCTGGTGGAGGCCGAGGAGATTCCGGTGCCCGAGCAGGCCGTCGGCAACGGTTGA
- a CDS encoding Fe2+-dependent dioxygenase, with protein sequence MILCIGEILSGDQLKRVRAALDKGAFDDGRKTAGWHARLVKNNEQMQMGDDAAKALRAEVEKALTSHPLFQMAARPAKMTPLMFSRYRDGMTYGNHVDDPVMGRGPGRLRTDLSFTLFLDDPDSYDGGELVTDTTAGEQSYKLPAGSAVLYPSSTLHRVEPVSRGQRRVAIGWIQSTIRDPAQREVLFDLDTARRQLFERDGKSAEFDLLTKSLANLQRFWAEI encoded by the coding sequence ATGATTCTATGCATCGGCGAGATCCTGAGCGGCGACCAGCTCAAGCGCGTGCGTGCCGCCCTGGACAAAGGCGCCTTTGACGACGGCCGGAAAACCGCCGGCTGGCACGCCCGCCTCGTCAAGAACAACGAACAGATGCAGATGGGCGACGACGCCGCCAAGGCCCTGCGCGCAGAAGTGGAAAAGGCCCTGACCAGCCACCCGCTGTTCCAGATGGCGGCCCGGCCGGCGAAAATGACGCCGCTGATGTTCAGCCGCTACCGCGACGGCATGACCTACGGCAACCACGTCGATGACCCGGTCATGGGCCGTGGCCCGGGCCGATTGCGCACAGACCTGTCGTTCACCCTGTTCCTGGACGACCCGGACAGCTACGACGGCGGTGAACTGGTCACCGACACCACCGCCGGGGAACAGAGCTACAAACTGCCCGCGGGTTCGGCGGTGCTCTACCCGTCCTCCACCCTGCATCGGGTCGAGCCGGTCAGCCGGGGCCAGCGCCGGGTCGCCATCGGCTGGATCCAGAGCACGATCCGCGATCCGGCCCAGCGCGAGGTGCTGTTTGACCTGGACACCGCACGCCGCCAGCTGTTTGAGCGCGACGGCAAGTCCGCCGAGTTTGATCTGCTGACCAAGTCCCTGGCCAATCTGCAGCGGTTTTGGGCCGAAATCTGA
- a CDS encoding DUF411 domain-containing protein translates to MKHPVLGLALTAALGFSTPLLAGGAPQNIHVYKSPTCGCCTDWVKHLEANGFEVKVTETENLNPIKLEAGLTPALASCHTAFVGDYVIEGHVPASDIHRLIADAPKARGLSVPGMPVGSPGMEMGDRKDPYQVLLFNEAGQTRVFSAHHQ, encoded by the coding sequence ATGAAACATCCGGTTCTGGGCCTGGCCCTGACCGCCGCTCTGGGCTTCAGCACCCCGCTGCTGGCGGGCGGCGCGCCCCAAAACATTCACGTGTACAAGTCGCCCACCTGCGGCTGCTGCACCGACTGGGTCAAGCATCTGGAAGCCAACGGCTTTGAGGTGAAGGTGACCGAAACCGAGAACCTCAACCCAATCAAGCTGGAAGCCGGACTGACGCCTGCCCTGGCCAGCTGCCACACCGCCTTTGTCGGGGATTACGTGATCGAGGGACATGTGCCGGCCAGTGATATCCATCGACTGATCGCCGATGCGCCCAAGGCTCGTGGGCTCAGTGTACCGGGTATGCCGGTGGGTTCACCGGGCATGGAGATGGGGGATCGCAAGGATCCGTACCAGGTGTTGCTGTTCAACGAGGCAGGACAGACCCGGGTGTTCTCGGCCCATCATCAGTGA
- a CDS encoding heavy metal translocating P-type ATPase, producing the protein MADKEYLQTALAISGASCQGCVKKIRAALEPLTGDGDLVTVDLDRQTVALPADVDRADAARRVTEAGYPAEPIDQSTTSASCCATDTPSESKSEVAEAQAQNDAGPWHGSATAGASDQLALAVTGATCASCVNTIEKALRSVPGVSHAHMNLADNTATATGRADPQALIAAIESAGYGASLIEDEDAADDRRQAQDRAQYRTLLVKMAVSLSLGVGLMVWGMGFGTMMVTEGNQATWLGLGLLTLVVMAATGGHFFTGAWKAFRHHNANMDTLIALGTGTAWLYSMVVASLPGALPEMARHVYFEASAMIIGLINLGQALELRAKGKTSEAVRRLLDLRAKTARVLRDGREQDIPVEQVVKGDHIRVRPGEKLPVDGIIREGTTRIDESMLTGEPMPVSKGEGDEVSAGTLNTHGSIVYEATRVGSDTALAQIIKLVKKAQGSKPAIGRLADRISAVFVPTVMLIAVVSALAWYNLGPEPAVVHMMVAATTVLIIACPCALGLATPMSVMVGVGKAAEYGALIRQGEALQTAGQLDLVILDKTGTITEGHPTVTRVSALDQDEPRLLALAAGLEKHSEHPLAEAILARAAADGLEPAAVDQFHALNGKGVIGAYQGQTVRLGNRRWLEAEGLAVRDLDADTDRITGEAGTPLYLALGNEVIGVIGVADAIKPDSQAAIDRLHDAGIRVMMVTGDIDATAKAIATRLGIDEYRAEVLPEDKAEVVSAMRGKGYTVAMVGDGINDAPALAAADVGFAIGTGTDVAIESAGITLMRGSLHGVPDAIEVSRATVKNIHQNLFGAFIYNTLGIPVAAGLLYPVWGILMSPILAGAAMSLSSVTVVTNANRLRLFKTANRAGPSSLQADPQEARN; encoded by the coding sequence ATGGCCGATAAAGAATACCTACAGACCGCCCTCGCCATTTCCGGCGCGTCCTGCCAGGGCTGCGTGAAGAAAATCCGGGCCGCCCTGGAGCCGCTGACCGGCGATGGGGATCTGGTCACCGTCGATCTGGACCGGCAGACGGTGGCCCTGCCCGCCGATGTCGATCGGGCCGACGCCGCCCGCCGAGTGACCGAGGCCGGGTATCCGGCCGAACCCATCGACCAGTCCACCACCAGCGCCTCCTGCTGCGCCACGGACACGCCCTCTGAGAGTAAATCTGAGGTTGCTGAGGCCCAGGCCCAGAACGACGCCGGCCCGTGGCACGGCTCCGCGACAGCCGGCGCCAGTGATCAGCTGGCCCTGGCTGTGACCGGCGCCACCTGTGCCTCTTGCGTAAATACCATCGAGAAAGCGCTGCGCTCGGTACCGGGTGTCAGTCACGCCCACATGAACCTGGCGGACAACACCGCCACCGCCACCGGGCGCGCCGACCCACAGGCGCTGATTGCCGCCATCGAAAGCGCGGGCTATGGCGCCAGCTTGATTGAGGACGAGGACGCGGCCGACGACCGCCGCCAGGCGCAGGATCGCGCCCAGTACCGGACGCTGCTGGTCAAGATGGCCGTCAGCCTGTCTCTGGGGGTGGGGCTGATGGTCTGGGGCATGGGCTTTGGCACCATGATGGTGACCGAGGGCAACCAGGCCACCTGGCTCGGTCTCGGCCTGCTGACCCTGGTGGTCATGGCCGCCACCGGCGGCCATTTCTTTACCGGGGCCTGGAAGGCCTTTCGCCACCACAACGCCAACATGGACACCCTGATTGCCCTGGGCACCGGCACCGCCTGGCTGTATTCCATGGTGGTGGCCAGCCTGCCCGGGGCCTTGCCGGAGATGGCCCGGCACGTGTACTTCGAGGCCTCGGCCATGATCATCGGCCTGATCAACCTGGGCCAGGCCCTGGAACTGCGGGCCAAGGGCAAGACCTCGGAGGCGGTGCGGCGGCTGCTGGACCTGCGGGCCAAGACCGCCCGGGTGCTGCGCGACGGCCGCGAGCAGGACATTCCGGTCGAGCAGGTGGTCAAGGGCGACCACATCCGGGTGCGCCCCGGGGAGAAGCTGCCGGTGGACGGGATCATCCGGGAGGGCACCACCCGGATTGACGAGAGTATGCTCACCGGGGAGCCCATGCCGGTCAGCAAAGGCGAGGGCGATGAGGTCTCCGCGGGCACCCTGAACACCCACGGCTCGATCGTGTACGAGGCGACCCGGGTCGGCAGCGACACCGCTCTGGCGCAGATCATCAAGCTGGTAAAGAAAGCCCAGGGCTCCAAGCCCGCCATCGGTCGGCTGGCCGACCGGATTTCCGCGGTCTTCGTGCCCACGGTGATGCTGATCGCCGTGGTGTCCGCCCTGGCCTGGTACAACCTCGGGCCGGAGCCGGCGGTGGTACACATGATGGTGGCCGCCACCACGGTGCTGATCATCGCCTGTCCCTGTGCCCTGGGCCTGGCCACGCCCATGTCGGTGATGGTGGGCGTCGGCAAGGCCGCCGAATACGGCGCCCTGATCCGCCAGGGCGAGGCCCTGCAGACCGCCGGCCAGCTGGATCTGGTGATTCTGGACAAGACCGGCACCATCACCGAGGGCCACCCGACGGTTACCCGGGTGTCGGCGCTGGATCAGGACGAACCGCGTTTGCTGGCGCTGGCGGCCGGTCTGGAGAAGCACTCCGAGCACCCGCTGGCGGAGGCCATTCTGGCCCGGGCGGCAGCCGATGGCCTGGAACCGGCCGCGGTGGACCAGTTTCATGCCCTCAACGGCAAGGGCGTGATCGGTGCCTATCAAGGCCAGACGGTGCGCCTGGGTAACCGGCGCTGGCTGGAAGCCGAAGGCCTGGCGGTGCGCGACCTGGATGCAGACACCGACCGCATTACCGGCGAGGCCGGTACGCCCCTGTATCTGGCCCTGGGCAATGAGGTGATTGGTGTCATCGGTGTGGCCGACGCCATCAAGCCGGACTCCCAGGCCGCGATCGACCGTCTGCACGATGCCGGCATCCGGGTGATGATGGTGACCGGCGACATCGACGCCACCGCCAAAGCCATTGCCACCCGTCTCGGCATCGACGAGTACCGCGCCGAGGTCCTGCCCGAGGACAAGGCCGAGGTCGTCAGTGCCATGCGCGGCAAGGGCTACACGGTCGCCATGGTCGGCGACGGCATTAACGATGCGCCCGCGCTGGCCGCCGCCGACGTGGGCTTTGCCATTGGCACCGGTACCGACGTGGCCATTGAAAGCGCCGGCATCACCCTGATGCGCGGCTCCCTGCACGGGGTGCCAGACGCCATCGAGGTGTCCCGGGCCACGGTGAAGAACATCCACCAGAACCTGTTCGGGGCGTTTATCTACAACACCCTGGGCATTCCGGTCGCCGCCGGCCTGCTCTACCCGGTCTGGGGCATCCTGATGAGCCCGATTCTGGCTGGCGCGGCCATGTCGCTGTCGTCGGTGACCGTGGTGACCAACGCCAACCGGCTGCGGCTGTTCAAGACGGCTAACCGCGCCGGGCCCTCTTCCTTACAAGCCGACCCGCAGGAGGCACGGAACTGA
- a CDS encoding MerR family transcriptional regulator, producing the protein MKVKELAVAAAVNPDTVRFYTREGLLNPSRNPDNNYQQFDTDDLRRLRFARKARQLGFSLPEIRAILDQADDHHSPCPMVREVFEQRLAEVVREIEELQQLRQRMTSALRAWQTMPDGTPDGHTICRLIENWDDESIQLNGKE; encoded by the coding sequence ATGAAAGTAAAAGAACTGGCGGTCGCCGCCGCCGTCAATCCCGATACGGTGCGGTTTTACACCCGGGAAGGCTTGCTCAACCCCAGCCGCAACCCCGACAACAACTACCAGCAGTTCGACACCGACGATCTGCGTCGCCTGCGCTTTGCGCGCAAGGCCCGGCAGCTGGGTTTCTCGCTGCCGGAGATCCGGGCCATTCTCGATCAGGCCGACGATCACCATTCCCCCTGCCCCATGGTGCGGGAAGTGTTCGAGCAGCGGCTGGCTGAGGTGGTGCGGGAGATTGAAGAGCTCCAGCAGCTCCGCCAGCGAATGACCAGCGCGCTCAGGGCCTGGCAGACCATGCCCGACGGCACCCCCGACGGCCACACCATCTGCAGGTTGATCGAAAACTGGGACGATGAATCCATCCAGCTGAATGGCAAGGAGTAA
- a CDS encoding putative bifunctional diguanylate cyclase/phosphodiesterase has translation MRPTRSSSTSTTANARADRDERSLPASNLLARVLLTPAFPILIFLVFLFLATGLRHGLIEQDNSQITANLANEARAMANTLEREFTVHAQAIERMAKRLETSPDTSEATWRQDARQYLDHFGVYQAIEWIDRDFIIRWLEPISGNEDVIGFNVAFSDQRRAALETARTTGNFDISGVIKLKQGGDGLVIYAPVGTGADNNGFAAGVFRMATLAEQLLTDRVQASFSIDLLNDGELSYRLNESGSISSMFEHTEPVNLPTLNWSFTLHPTRAWVQNQRSDWPTLTFATLLLMGVLTSLTTLLVQLILKRNRALLKTRRELDREIDQRKAVQQDLALLESTDTLTGLANRRFFMEDLVHTLQLADRQMRQVALILLDLDRFQMLNDSLGHQFGDELLIKVSDRLNRLGDEKILVAYSGGDEFMLCQQQVDKVDDVIHLLGQVKQCFEDPFEVQGQAQRVTATIGVAVYPQSGLDADTLLRNADIALYRAKDQGRNTYQFYTEGMQEREVMRLELDKDLNQALTNNEFVLYFQPQLDLDTGRINSVEALIRWQHPRRGLLPPGDFIPLAEESGRITDIGRWVVMAACRQLAAWQGTPFEHLRVAVNLSGRELDDDALVDHIREALESEQVPPERLEVELTEEIFIQNIERNREQLSRLRQLGVHLAIDDFGVGYSSLGYLRDFPVDLVKIDRSFITEVTERHDDAVITHAVINLAHNLGIRVVAEGVEAEAQLDFLRHHHCNLAQGYLISRPIPAVGLEEALGKGRLVAPAMSHSEL, from the coding sequence ATGAGGCCCACACGCAGTTCCAGCACCAGCACTACCGCCAACGCCCGGGCCGACCGCGACGAGAGATCGCTGCCAGCCAGCAACCTGCTGGCTCGGGTCCTGCTCACGCCCGCGTTCCCGATCCTCATTTTCCTGGTCTTCCTGTTCCTGGCCACCGGCCTGCGCCACGGCCTGATCGAGCAGGACAACAGCCAGATCACCGCCAACCTGGCCAACGAAGCCCGGGCCATGGCCAACACCCTGGAACGGGAATTCACCGTCCATGCCCAGGCCATCGAGCGGATGGCCAAGCGCCTGGAGACCTCGCCCGACACCTCCGAAGCAACCTGGCGTCAGGATGCCCGTCAGTACCTGGACCACTTTGGCGTGTACCAGGCCATCGAATGGATCGACCGGGATTTCATCATCCGCTGGCTGGAACCGATCAGCGGCAACGAGGACGTCATCGGCTTCAACGTGGCCTTCTCCGACCAGCGCCGGGCGGCCCTGGAAACCGCCCGCACCACCGGTAATTTCGATATTTCCGGGGTCATCAAGCTGAAACAGGGCGGCGATGGCCTGGTGATCTACGCCCCGGTCGGCACCGGCGCCGACAACAACGGCTTTGCCGCTGGCGTGTTCCGGATGGCGACCCTGGCGGAGCAGCTGTTGACCGACCGGGTGCAGGCATCCTTCAGCATTGATCTACTCAATGACGGTGAGCTGAGTTACCGACTGAACGAATCCGGCAGCATCAGTTCGATGTTCGAACACACCGAACCGGTCAATCTGCCAACCCTGAACTGGTCCTTCACCCTGCACCCGACTCGGGCCTGGGTACAGAACCAGCGCAGCGACTGGCCGACCCTGACCTTCGCCACCCTGCTACTGATGGGGGTATTAACCAGTCTGACCACCCTGCTGGTGCAACTGATCCTGAAGCGTAACCGGGCATTGCTGAAGACTCGTCGGGAGCTGGATCGGGAAATTGACCAGCGCAAAGCGGTACAACAGGACCTGGCGTTGCTGGAGTCCACCGACACCTTGACCGGCCTGGCCAATCGGCGGTTCTTCATGGAGGACCTGGTTCATACCCTTCAGCTTGCCGACCGGCAGATGCGACAAGTGGCGCTGATCCTGCTGGATCTGGACCGGTTCCAGATGCTCAACGACTCCCTCGGGCACCAGTTCGGGGACGAATTGCTGATCAAGGTGTCCGATCGCCTGAACCGGCTGGGTGACGAAAAGATCCTGGTCGCCTACTCCGGGGGCGATGAGTTCATGCTGTGCCAGCAGCAGGTCGACAAGGTCGATGACGTCATTCACCTGCTGGGCCAGGTGAAACAATGCTTCGAGGATCCCTTCGAGGTTCAGGGCCAGGCCCAGCGGGTGACTGCCACCATCGGCGTGGCGGTATACCCACAGAGCGGTCTGGACGCCGACACCCTGCTGCGCAACGCCGACATCGCCCTGTACCGGGCCAAGGACCAGGGCCGCAACACCTACCAGTTCTACACCGAGGGCATGCAGGAGCGGGAGGTCATGCGCCTGGAACTGGACAAGGACCTGAATCAGGCCCTGACCAACAACGAGTTTGTCCTGTATTTCCAGCCGCAGCTGGACCTGGACACCGGCCGCATCAACAGCGTCGAGGCGCTGATCCGCTGGCAGCATCCACGACGCGGGCTGCTACCGCCGGGGGATTTCATCCCGCTGGCGGAGGAAAGCGGTCGGATTACCGACATCGGACGCTGGGTGGTGATGGCCGCCTGTCGGCAACTGGCCGCCTGGCAGGGCACCCCCTTCGAGCACCTGCGGGTCGCGGTCAACCTGTCCGGCCGGGAGCTGGACGACGACGCGCTGGTGGACCACATCCGGGAGGCCCTGGAATCCGAGCAGGTGCCGCCGGAGCGTCTGGAGGTGGAGTTGACCGAGGAGATCTTCATCCAGAACATCGAACGCAACCGCGAGCAGCTGTCACGGCTGCGGCAACTGGGCGTGCACCTGGCCATCGACGATTTCGGCGTGGGCTACTCGTCGCTCGGCTACCTGCGGGATTTCCCGGTCGATCTGGTGAAAATTGACCGCTCGTTCATCACCGAGGTGACCGAACGTCACGACGACGCGGTGATCACCCATGCCGTGATCAATCTGGCGCACAATCTCGGCATCCGGGTGGTGGCGGAAGGTGTCGAGGCCGAGGCGCAGCTGGATTTCCTCAGGCACCATCACTGCAACCTGGCCCAGGGCTACCTGATCAGTCGGCCGATCCCCGCCGTAGGATTGGAAGAGGCACTGGGCAAGGGTCGGCTGGTGGCCCCAGCCATGTCGCACTCGGAATTGTAA
- a CDS encoding CoA-binding protein translates to MPSESPEQIRAILNRVRTIALVGASEKPNRPSHEVMVFLQRQGYRVIPVNPRLAGQQLLSETVYPDLASLPEPVDMADLFLAPARTDAVIDQAIAAGIPVLWLQIGVINDAGVARAEAAGLTTVMDRCPKQEIPRLGIGPVSARV, encoded by the coding sequence GTGCCGAGCGAGTCTCCTGAACAGATCCGGGCCATCCTCAACCGGGTCCGCACCATCGCCCTGGTCGGCGCCAGCGAAAAGCCCAACCGGCCGTCGCACGAGGTCATGGTGTTCCTGCAACGACAGGGCTACCGGGTGATCCCGGTCAACCCCCGGCTGGCCGGGCAACAGCTGCTGTCCGAGACCGTGTACCCGGACCTGGCGTCCCTGCCCGAGCCGGTCGACATGGCGGACCTGTTCCTGGCGCCGGCGCGCACCGATGCGGTGATCGATCAGGCCATTGCCGCGGGCATTCCGGTGCTCTGGTTGCAGATTGGCGTGATTAACGATGCCGGGGTCGCCCGCGCCGAGGCCGCCGGCCTGACCACCGTGATGGACCGCTGCCCCAAACAGGAGATCCCACGCCTGGGTATTGGACCGGTTTCTGCCCGCGTCTGA
- the folX gene encoding dihydroneopterin triphosphate 2'-epimerase, with protein MTDVTGNHQARVRIKDLLLRAYIGIKEEEINNQQDVLINVALTYDATDAINENEISAALNYRTITKQIIHHVDGNRFALLERLTHEVLSIVMEHQAVQWAQVEIDKPHALRYAESVSVCLEAHR; from the coding sequence ATGACAGACGTAACCGGCAACCACCAGGCCCGGGTCCGGATCAAGGACCTGCTGCTGCGGGCCTACATTGGCATCAAGGAAGAGGAGATCAACAATCAGCAGGACGTGCTGATCAATGTCGCCCTGACCTACGACGCCACCGACGCCATCAACGAGAACGAGATCTCGGCGGCGTTGAACTACCGGACCATCACCAAACAGATTATCCACCACGTCGATGGCAACCGGTTCGCGCTGCTGGAACGCCTGACCCACGAGGTGCTCAGCATCGTGATGGAACACCAGGCGGTGCAGTGGGCGCAGGTGGAGATCGACAAGCCGCACGCCCTTCGTTACGCCGAATCCGTCTCGGTGTGCCTCGAGGCGCACCGGTAA
- the folE gene encoding GTP cyclohydrolase I FolE, translating into MTKLLDDLAGHYSAIINGLGEDTGREGLQDTPMRAAKAMQFLTQGYRQSLDELVNNAVFESTMDEMVVVQDIELYSMCEHHMLPFIGKCHIAYLPQGRVLGLSKFARIVDMYARRLQIQENLTREIAEAIESVTNAKGVAVVIEAQHMCMMMRGVEKQNSRMKTSMMLGQFRKSQATRTEFLNLIGNNR; encoded by the coding sequence ATGACCAAACTCCTAGACGACCTCGCGGGCCATTACAGCGCCATTATCAACGGACTCGGTGAAGATACCGGCCGCGAAGGTCTGCAGGACACCCCCATGCGCGCCGCCAAGGCCATGCAGTTCCTGACCCAGGGCTACCGGCAGAGCCTGGATGAACTGGTGAACAACGCCGTGTTCGAATCGACCATGGACGAAATGGTTGTGGTGCAGGACATTGAGCTCTACAGCATGTGCGAGCACCACATGCTGCCGTTCATCGGCAAGTGTCACATCGCCTACCTGCCCCAGGGCCGGGTGCTGGGACTGTCGAAATTCGCCCGTATCGTGGACATGTACGCCCGTCGGCTGCAGATTCAGGAGAACCTGACGCGCGAGATTGCCGAAGCCATCGAAAGCGTTACCAACGCCAAGGGCGTGGCCGTGGTGATCGAAGCCCAGCACATGTGCATGATGATGCGGGGCGTGGAAAAACAGAACTCGCGCATGAAGACTTCGATGATGCTGGGCCAGTTCCGCAAGTCCCAGGCCACCCGGACCGAGTTCCTCAACCTCATTGGCAACAATCGCTGA